From Anopheles arabiensis isolate DONGOLA chromosome 3, AaraD3, whole genome shotgun sequence, a single genomic window includes:
- the LOC120901035 gene encoding uncharacterized protein LOC120901035 — translation MLKPLKDLLTYLQRNANSSNIFGLTTPTAASTTAAASTTMGPNEAPRMEETIIVSEELSVVEDGGDPLYDPLALDDCPGADVVNVSGTSVGSDADDDGGVGISPDQFTLVDVSTLKPKEQQEADEPETEDDDDEEPATVVERTVVDEKVMAEEEEQEQGPIGGLLNGSTSATLVVELETSESSSIVEAGDEVTPAGECERSSPTVLDKFASVEDVIRLSSLSSPSLLDEAETADGETIQLIDDYVDAVAAVREGGSERTATVEAAAAAAAEVVQTTAEQIQGTTNGEEEEEASDGSDSGLGLEPARSVAVNSSGSTSNSSSSSSSSSNNSPLQRPPPIKSSLKRRSEPPVDAGQRETEEGASSQKRPKKGITFEGVTVFYFPRIQGFGCVPSQGGCTLGMEFQHVHSRRLTLSEHSAEQRKVHRQQLQELNPRSSSSEDTSSEEEPSESGSEAESESYGFLQPVSTRQRRALLKAAGVRKIDPSEKDDCREIRTSREVCGCTCRGFCDPHRCACSLAGIKCQVDRPNFPCGCTHEGCANTAGRVEFNPGRVRTHFLHTIMKLRMEGAGEGKAVMEAAGGSSVAGGGGGVSDANAGGGVGGYVIGGEKNWSNGPVRLPPSSMVVGYGTDMPASTVPDMVDGTGSNHQVPGILPQHLPMVLLDGMHHSAAGVLQQQQPQQHHLSHQSLPPYPNHLGADNGMHQNYPSATSDSLSLHYGPYRDYYGGIESGTIGDGTHPAGMPLHHHHHHLPATTSSSSGSSIEPSSSSTALHANMYYTDSYASFQAQADASTAATHIDPYRHNPLVLGPLHHHVPSSTTADVSRQHMLTTGHDRPTASTSYVESLRPDGEPAPPTLSLPEKGLVPQVPPQSVNGSASQTPAAGSTTLLPCSEQATLDQSFRSDSEHCDPNVTVISDATTLSTIDSSGDVVTLVNPDTSRTDTCEIVDDGDDDGDRPKGRNLNCPSSDFIDLETPQADNAERLEAINDLLASSRNTLSIVRPSIVAEEDDELRDFQHPPPEPSASAICYEEDDDVDDGGDDDDSDDVILRGGGGGGGLRVTRSAKDRDPPPRSFYGSGTLTNGTTISKSPDVQQLHQKRTRCPTIGEECSSSHKRILQNGSADEEVPFVSAYTADDVPAAAAVVSSSTTNLLVASSVGSLSSAALEPSENLCEIIKNSIVETAVSH, via the exons ATGCTAAAACCGTTAAAAGACTTGCTTACCTATTTGCAAAGAAATGCTAACAGTTCCAATATATTCGG GTtaacaacaccaacagcagcatccaCTACAGCAGCCGCCAGCACGACGATGGGTCCAAACGAAGCTCCTAGGATGGAGGAAACGATTATTGTGAGCGAGGAGCTGTCTGTGGTGGAGGACGGTGGCGATCCGCTGTACGATCCGCTCGCACTGGACGACTGCCCCGGGGCGGACGTCGTGAACGTATCCGGCACGAGCGTTGGCAGCGACGCAGACGACGACGGTGGTGTTGGCATCTCGCCCGACCAGTTCACGCTGGTCGATGTGAGCACGCTGAAGCCCAAAGAGCAGCAGGAAGCGGACGAGCCGGAAACGgaggatgacgacgatgaggaGCCGGCGACGGTGGTGGAGCGCACAGTGGTTGATGAAAAAGTGATGGCGGaagaggaggagcaggagcaaGGACCGATTGGCGGTTTGCTGAACGGTTCCACCAGCGCTACCTTGGTGGTGGAGTTGGAAACGTCGGAAAGTAGTTCGATCGTTGAGGCAGGAGATGAAGTGACGCCGGCTGGGGAGTGTGAAAGATCGAGCCCGACCGTGCTGGATAAGTTTGCGTCCGTGGAGGATGTTATTAGgctgtcgtcgttgtcgtctcCATCGCTGCTAGATGAGGCGGAAACGGCCGACGGTGAAACGATACAGCTGATCGACGATTACGTCGATGCGGTCGCTGCCGTGCGGGAGGGTGGCAGCGAACGAACAGCAAcagtagaagcagcagcagcagcggcagcagagGTGGTCCAAACGACCGCCGAACAAATACAGGGCACGACGAATggcgaagaggaggaggaggcgagCGACGGATCCGACTCCGGGTTGGGGTTGGAGCCGGCACGCAGTGTGGCAGTTAATAGCAGTGGCAGCACTAGCaacagtagtagcagtagtagtagtagcagcaacaaTAGTCCCTTGCAGCGACCACCACCAATTAAGAGCAGTTTGAAGCGACGCTCGGAACCACCGGTGGACGCTGGCCAGCGGGAGACGGAGGAAGGCGCCAGCAGCCAGAAACGGCCCAAGAAGGGCATCACCTTTGAAGGGGTGACGGTGTTTTACTTTCCTCGCATACAAGGCTTTGGCTGTGTGCCGTCCCAGGGTGGCTGCACGCTCGGCATGGAGTTTCAGCACGTGCACTCACG CCGTCTAACGCTGTCGGAACATTCCGCCGAACAGCGGAAGGtgcaccggcagcagctgcaggagcTCAACCCGCGCAGCTCGTCCAGCGAGGACACCAGCAGCGAGGAGGAGCCGAGCGAGAGCGGCTCGGAGGCGGAGAGCGAATCGTACGGCTTCCTGCAACCGGTCTCGACGCGGCAGCGGCGCGCCCTGCTCAAGGCGGCCGGCGTGCGCAAGATCGATCCGTCGGAAAAGGACGACTGCCGGGAGATACGGACCTCGCGGGAGGTGTGCGGCTGCACGTGCCGGGGCTTCTGCGATCCGCACCGGTGTGCCTGCAGCCTGGCCGGCATCAAGTGTCAGGTCGATCGGCCCAACTTTCCGTGCGGCTGCACGCACGAGGGTTGCGCGAACACGGCCGGCCGGGTCGAGTTTAATCCGGGGCGCGTGCGGACACACTTTTTGCACACGATCATGAAGCTGCGCATGGAAGGGGCAGGAGAGGGCAAAGCGGTGATGGAAGCGGCTGGTGGTAGCTCCGttgctggcggtggtggtggtgtgagtGATGCAAATGCGGGTGGTGGTGTCGGTGGCTATGTGATAGGTGGTGAAAAGAATTGGTCCAACGGTCCGGTACGATTACCGCCCAGTAGTATGGTGGTGGGCTACGGGACGGACATGCCCGCGTCGACCGTTCCGGATATGGTCGATGGGACGGGGTCGAACCATCAAGTGCCGGGCATCCTGCCTCAGCATCTCCCGATGGTTCTGCTGGACGGTATGCACCACAGCGCTGCAGGCgttcttcagcagcagcagccgcagcagcatcatctgTCACATCAATCCTTACCACCGTACCCAAATCACCTTGGTGCAGATAATGGAATGCATCAAAACTATCCCTCAGCGACGTCGGACTCACTCAGCCTGCACTACGGCCCTTACCGAGATTACTACGGCGGTATAGAGAGCGGTACGATAGGGGACGGTACACACCCGGCAGGGATGcctcttcatcatcatcatcatcatcttcccgCCACgaccagtagcagcagcggcagcagcatcgaaccgtcgtcgtcgtccaccGCACTGCACGCGAACATGTATTACACCGACAGCTACGCTAGCTTCCAAGCACAAGCCGATGCAAGTACAGCGGCGACTCACATTGATCCTTACCGGCATAATCCGCTGGTACTCGGGCCCTTACACCACCACGTACCGAGCAGCACGACGGCAGACGTGTCACGCCAACACATGCTTACGACGGGTCACGACCGACCGACGGCCAGCACGTCGTACGTCGAGAGTCTAAGGCCCGACGGTGAGCCTGCGCCTCCTACGCTCAGCCTGCCCGAGAAGGGTTTGGTGCCGCAAGTGCCTCCACAATCCGTCAACGGTAGCGCGTCCCAGACGCCGGCTGCCGGTTCGACGACCCTTCTTCCCTGCAGCGAACAGGCGACGTTGGATCAATCGTTTCGGTCAGATTCCGAGCACTGTGATCCGAACGTGACGGTCATTAGCGATGCCACCACGCTCAGCACAATCGATTCCAGTGGCGATGTGGTGACGCTCGTCAATCCGGACACAAGCCGGACCGACACGTGCGAGATCGTtgacgatggtgatgatgatggtgatcgCCCGAAAGGACGCAACTTAAACTGCCCGTCGAGCGACTTTATCGATCTAGAAACACCGCAGGCTGATAATGCGGAACGGCTCGAGGCCATCAACGATCTGCTGGCCAGCAGCCGGAATACGCTCAGCATCGTGCGACCTTCGATCGTGGCGGAGGAAGATGACGAGCTGCGGGACTTTCAACATCCGCCACCGGAACCGTCGGCGAGCGCAATCTGCTACGAGGAAGATGACGACGTGGACGATGGCGGCGATGACGACGACAGTGACGACGTGATCctgcgtggaggtggtggtggtggtgggcttCGTGTGACAAGATCAGCGAAAGATCGCGATCCACCACCGAGAAGCTTTTACGGGTCGGGTACGCTAACAAACGGTACCACTATCAGTAAATCTCCCGacgtgcagcagctgcatcagAAACGGACGCGTTGCCCTACCATTGGAGAGGAATGCAGTTCTTCCCACAAGCGGATACTGCAAAATGGTTCCGCCGATGAGGAGGTTCCCTTCGTTTCTGCGTACACTGCAGACGACGtcccggcggcagcagcagtggtatCGTCCAGTACGACCAACCTGCTCGTTGCTTCCTCCGTCGGTTCGCTCTCCTCTGCGGCACTAGAACCAAGCGAGAATTTGTGTGAGATTATCAAAAACAGTATCGTGGAGACGGCTGTGTCACACTGA